aagggctattttatagcttgtaattaactcttttaaacacttttgagtagtagttattgccttttaacccaattaacatattgaggacctttgcaatcacttctaatcattttgtgtaagttttggtgtttttgttagtaatttgatcaccaaagcaatccaaggtggaggagagttatttggaatccatggtaaagcaatggaaagctaaagaacatgaagaatcagagctttgaagccttaaagtccttttccataaccaatctggaatgcaaggaggagaagtaaagagagaatctaccttgaagcattcttgatgacagtaatTTCatccacttttggagtacttcctaaagtccaatttatgcatgctttatgtcgttttgaagatcgggaagtcaacaatccaatgcttcaaacggttcacaaatcagagttgaaatgaagaagttagagccaatagaagcagatcactccaagctgaagaccaatttcgcagggctgcgaaatcagcctttggctacgaaatcagccttcggctgcgaaatgattccgcagccatcttgttcgtctgcgaaatttcgcagccattttgtgcgcctgcgaaattctcctgagtgcttccagatatttgcgaccaacgttttttgatattttgcttcagatatttgttgtctaaatcccaattctctccttgtaatccaccaattagatgattccttagttgttaagcaagaatacaagggtaaacaacctgttatatattgttttgtaattttcatttttcggactgtcggggaactttctccaggggaccaacttatgtaaattttacacttagtgaaatacagagtatcttttgctttctttttctctctactattttctattttcttagtagccaaacatccttggaggatgaaatctgattactactcaaaacatgctattttgtagcttgtaattagctcttttaaacaccattgagtagtaattattaccttttaacccaattagcatgttaggagcccttgcaatcgtttctaacaattgtgttaagttttggtgctttttgatagctttatgctcaccaaagcaatttaagaatgagggagagctatttatagttcagggcaaagcttttgaaagcttaaatttatgaagaaatcaagctatggagcctcataatcctttgccttagtggttcaaagtatacaaggaagaaacaatggagaagaggaaaataggggacacagctgcagtatttcattgcacttttggagcacttcccgaagtcaattttttacattctatataccatttcaaagctcagaaagtcaagaatccaacggttcaaaccatgtatgatttggagctgaaatgagaaagatatggccttcggaagacaactgcatcaggctgtgcgaaattttcgcacgatggaaatcaaggtgcgaaatcctcagcccactgtgcgagaatttcgcacacctcaaaccaaagtgcgaaattggaactcagcgtgcgaaaattagatatttttgccgactcttttttcttctgatatttttgtgtttaaatttccattttctccttgtattcaaccaaccatgtaattccttagctaggaagtatccaaggaagggtaaaactaccttcctatataaattctcttgtaatcactgaatatATATCTtcgggagctttctccaggagaccaatgTAAATTagttacttagtgaaatacagagatctcttttgctttctttttctctcttctattttctcattttcttagtagccaaacatccttggaggatgaaatccccaaggatgagaggctaaaaccttttagtttcttgaagtaatggatgccatgtgaagctcccgtgtcaggatggagattttcaagccatgaatgtaagtagctgagcaccataaatgttttcattcaaagtaaagcttttaatccctctgacttgctttgaatggccaatacttgataagcttttggtctcagtggattcttattgttagatccactgacgttcgttagttatctcctacgagccattgtattgcaagtcgaggagatgacctatatcattaaaagggcatttatgaggttcagctaccctttttgtaagttttcaaggactaaaactcagttgttaaactcataccggttcgggaagtaagcatcaccttagttgcttccccaacgcgaggtgaaaagtcccaaaatctccatttttacatggtgagttaagcatggctatccaaagctttgagaaacttctttttccatcttttatcctattttcatgttagtttagtttacaacaccttcatctttttatgttttcatcttaacctaatttttattaagaaaagttcactccatcctctgAACTTCactagttaaagtaaaaacccttcccagtgttcgatcctagagccactatactatagtagctttgctactttagtgtaaggaccttaggtataaattttgttgatacccttacatgccaagctaccaagagtcgggttatcaaatggcgccgttgccggggaaggtgctacttcactgtgaatatatcagccggaggtaacttgtgagacttctcatgagtaaggtgaattctatctcctttttcatttactaactttttattttagttttagaacatttttaacttagtttagttaagtttcttttagcttttaactttcatttttagtttatttttcatactctgtttttccttccgcatgctctgttttttttttttctttttctttgttttgtttatttgttttgttccagctgaatccgtgcatgccatattgaatatgagatagcagaggaagccatgaacttcatcagttatgtggctgaattttcaagagaatggggtgaaccaaatgctagagatatgggaagaatgacgtctcaacctaaagctaaaggtgagatgtatattttgaatgatggcatGGACATGAAGgtaaagattgcagctatggaaaggagattggaagagctagaaaagaACCAGATGCAAGAaatgcaagccatctctcagacaccattgcaagctatgcttTGTGCCATTTGTCAgtcttttgagcacttggtggaggagtgtcctatcATTCCAGTGGCGAGAGacatgtttggtgattgcaacacctataattcaagctggagaaaccatccaaatttttcttggaaaccaaggccacctccataccaaccccaaccccaaacccaagcacctcaacaaacctcttcagtggagcaagccattgtgaacctaactaaagtcatgggtgactttgtgggtgaacaaaaggaaatcaactcccaattgcaccaaaagattgagaatgttgagagttctcaaattaagaggatggatgaagtgcaaaatgatctatctcagaagatagataatctccaaaattcaatctcaaggtttgtcAACCTCAaaacaatgcaagagaaagaaaactcttcttctcaacctcatcaaaatcaaaagggtatccatgaaatggaggctaaggagggagataaagaggttgatctgcccacatgcaagctagagcacaaggaagaaagtgaaacagagaaagaaaagagggaggaaatcaaaggaaagaaaaatgggaaaagtaAAGAGgaagatggctatgatgttaatgtacaagGAGCACCACaaaggatagtcatcaaggaagaaatgatgaagaatcacatccctccacctttcccccaagctttgtatggcaccatcatacaaagcaagtctcaagggagggatgcaaacttcatatgggatccgggcaagctaaatccggatccaatttttttttttatggacttagtctttctaaagactagctagtccatatctttttgttttatttttaaacttgttttaattttgatttcttgctttaattttattttggtttgatttaacttagtttttttttttatgatcttgctatgggggctgttttgggacaaagagtcttgctttatgactctaagctttaTCTTTTAccgaaaaaattgaaatccagatggacgggtcctttcataattcatgaagtgcatcccaacggagtggtggaaatattcaatcccacaggcaatcaaaccttcaaagtcaatggccatcgtctcaagccattcttagagccttacagtacagacaaggaggagatcaatctccttgaaccaccacaactctgagtAAAAACAGGGTATCATGGGCTAAagaagtccatgaattttttgttatagttttatagttatatccttaattttatttctttctattataatttttccttaaatcttagtttattttgtcttaattcaggtcaattttcatgataaattgcagaaaaaaatcatgaaaggtgAGGAGAGCTCTTCAAAAGCAGAACAGGGGAGTAAAGCCAAGGAAACAGAGCACCTGATATCAAGGTGccaaaattttcgcacacctgatttcaaggtgcgaaaatttcgcacaccccaaaaccaaggtgcgaaatccttgAGCCAAAAgaagccattttcgcacacccctacctcaaggtgcgaaatcaatttcaaggtgcgaaatcccttttcaaggtgcgaatttcctaaaatccaatttcgcacaccactgtggaaggtgcgaaaattttcgcactgtgcgaaatcctctcctggcacacgtgtgccaatttcgcacacctcaagctgattttcgcactgtgcgaaatagtgtgcgaaaatttcgcacaccactattcaaggtgcgaaaatttcgcacacctcctTTTAACGTGCGAAATCATCAGCAAAAggggtgccattttcgcacacctaaattcaaggtgcgaaatttccagtccaaggtgcgaaaatttcgcacggtaaaattttcagctctaaaaattttaaactgacttttaaattaaaattttacccccgaaattgtgcctaacgtccaaaaacgacttttcggttgccttggaaaattttaaaacatcagaAACCTCTTAAACCTCATTCCTATATAAACCCTTGAGGTCCAGAAGCTCAACAGTCTCCCCCGCGCGCAACCTGAGAAACCTCTGGAACCTCGAGCATCCACATTCCGGCATTTCGGCCATGGCAAAGACCAGAGGAGGCCTTTTCGGCTCCCCATCCTCACCGACACCTCGACCACATCGAGCCGCCATCGGAGCCGCGCCCTCGCCTCCTGTTCAGGCCCCGgccattcccccatctgagggggaAGCTCCTTCTCAGCGCCGATACCCCACCAGGAGGCCACCCACGGAACCTGTGCCACCAGCCGAGCAAGCCGCGAGCCCTGTTTCTCGGCCACCAGCGAAGAGAACTAAgttctcgggtcctggagagTCATCCCATGCGCCTCAGGCAGAGCCGCCTACAGAGGAGCCTCAGATTCCTGTAGAGAATAATCCTGAGACCattatcaggcgtcccatgatagcCGGACCACCGATAGAAGGCAACTTGGATTGCCGAGATCGATCATTCCACTCAGAGACCTATTTTGATAGAGAGGCTctcagacagcagccagagctcagagattcattccgactgctgcagaggtatcacatggagggtcttctcactcctaggcaattctactatcccagagtagttatagatttttatcaatctatgactactcgaggcCTCCGCAATCCTACTCTCATCCAATTTACCATAGACGGACgccagggtgccattggagctcgccacattgctgaggccctccaTATACCTTATGAGCCCGTGTTTCAGGCAGATTTCAGGGAGcggtcctcattctctcagagcgacatggtccgcattttgtctagggggacttctacagcctcggtattgactaggagagagcttccatctgggatgctcctcattgatgtgctcctgcgtgcTAACCTATTCCCCCTTCAGCATAAGGTTCAGAGGAgtggagctatacttgaggcattattcaggatttctgagggctatttcttcggccctcatcatttgattatgacttctcttcttcattttgaagagaaagtccatcagaagaagcttcagagggcagacggcatcccattactatttccgaggctcctttgccagattttagagcacttgggctatcctgaagagccccgtcttgagaggcgccgccattgTAGAGAGGATTTCTCTCTCGgcaaatggcatcacttggtaTCCTACTTTGCACCTCAGGCAGCCCCAACTGTGCCTACACCTCCAAAGCTACCCCGAGATGAGCAGCTacctcaggcccagcaggatgagattctcatAGACACCACacctcctgcccctgcagcacacACCTCTGTGCATATGCCTGAGGCTATACATCCTTCTTCTCCTCTCACTCAGGCTGCTCCACCAGTCATGCCAGCTACCCCAGtacctcctccttcatctgagcccactgtcaccgTTTCTCTTACGGAATTCAGAGGCCTAGTGCGTTCATTGCAgacactgagcactgctcaggattctattatccaccagatggccactattcgggcacaccaggatcagatcattgctactcaggcccagcataccacgatccttcatcagattcagcagcatTTGAGTATGCAGACACCTTttgggcatgataggtctgcaccatccgagcctctagtgcCAGATGAGGAGAGCTTACCAGCTGAGCAGCCTATACCAGAGGAGcagatcagagcagagccatcacatgatcCCACTACTAtctgatctttttatgtttttgttttacttgtttcatatattagacttgtaaatcccatcttttgcatgtgttataaattgggattggaagtattacttgaaatcatacattgtatatttcttttacaagtaatatatatatatatatatatatatcctttttgattatattcccttttctcattactcttttgtccttggaacatgtggtttaaggtactCCATACCTCCTAtacactcagactttgtctcactaaggaggtaccacttcctccctttatttttaatcgcttttgaaacattggggacaatgttcagcttggttggggggagaattgagaaaggaagtaaggaagttttgttgttaatattaagtcattttggtattttagttgatttttccttaaaatttaaaattgctaaaagttttttgaatcattctctctggttgttaaagataatttctcaaaaataaaataggataagtcgagttttaacttaattatttaagtcttagagtttgttttatgctttcaaagttgataatctattgaagcctctttgattttgaactttcttcttccatttcgagctttacacacactgtgcacattagatcccggatataagatgtaaaactttctcaccttctaagcttaggaaaattttgacttggttcattacttaacctctctttaaaagtgttgggacacctcgtaaagaccaatgagtctttgaaaaaaaaaaaataagcttctattctttccttgaaacctaagcatgatccgaaggggtggcgaaagcctttaaaacccgatgccctaaaccttgattggttgggagtcatcgatcctctgcttgctacataggtgaattggttaagtttagtgagtaaaaaagaattgtgaataagaaggtgcgttct
This region of Vitis vinifera cultivar Pinot Noir 40024 chromosome 5, ASM3070453v1 genomic DNA includes:
- the LOC104879396 gene encoding vegetative cell wall protein gp1-like, whose amino-acid sequence is MAKTRGGLFGSPSSPTPRPHRAAIGAAPSPPVQAPAIPPSEGEAPSQRRYPTRRPPTEPVPPAEQAASPVSRPPAKRTKFSGPGESSHAPQAEPPTEEPQIPVENNPETIIRRPMIAGPPIEAPTVPTPPKLPRDEQLPQAQQDEILIDTTPPAPAAHTSVHMPEAIHPSSPLTQAAPPVMPATPVPPPSSEPTVTVSLTEFRGLIQQHLSMQTPFGHDRSAPSEPLVPDEESLPAEQPIPEEQIRAEPSHDPTTI